The Neobacillus sp. PS3-34 genome has a window encoding:
- the argF gene encoding ornithine carbamoyltransferase has translation MLNAINLENKQELLQPNMKGKNFLKLADFSTSEINSLLETALELKKLQKEGKSHGDLPGKVLGMIFEKSSTRTRVSFEVGMIQLGGQAIFLSSKDIQLGRGESISDTAKVLSRYVDGLMIRTFEHHLIEEFADNSSVPVINGLTDLHHPTQVLADLLTILEHKGKLKGLKLCYIGDGNNNIAHSLLEGAVKVGMHISISSPKGYEPNAQIVSEARIAAMETECIITFTNDPKEAIEQADIVVTDVWTSMGQEDEQKQRLEDFKGFQVNQELCEKAKGDFIFLHCLPAHRGEEVTADIIDGPHSVVFDEAENRLHAQKAILKKLL, from the coding sequence ATGTTGAATGCTATCAATTTGGAAAATAAACAAGAATTATTGCAGCCCAATATGAAGGGGAAGAATTTTTTAAAGCTTGCAGATTTTAGCACTTCTGAGATTAATAGCTTACTAGAAACGGCATTGGAGCTGAAGAAGCTTCAAAAAGAAGGAAAATCGCACGGTGATCTTCCCGGTAAGGTACTAGGAATGATTTTTGAAAAATCATCGACCCGCACACGAGTTTCTTTTGAGGTAGGCATGATCCAGCTGGGTGGCCAGGCAATTTTCTTAAGCTCAAAGGATATTCAGCTGGGAAGAGGAGAAAGCATTTCAGATACCGCTAAAGTTTTATCCAGATATGTCGATGGACTCATGATAAGGACTTTCGAACATCATTTAATCGAGGAATTTGCTGATAATTCATCGGTCCCGGTCATAAATGGACTCACGGATTTGCATCACCCGACACAGGTATTGGCCGATTTGCTTACAATCCTTGAACATAAAGGAAAACTTAAGGGGCTAAAGCTTTGCTATATAGGAGATGGAAACAATAATATCGCCCACTCCTTGCTTGAAGGTGCCGTTAAGGTGGGAATGCATATAAGCATTTCCAGTCCAAAAGGATATGAGCCGAATGCGCAAATCGTCAGTGAGGCAAGAATAGCAGCCATGGAAACGGAATGTATCATCACTTTTACCAATGATCCTAAAGAGGCTATTGAACAGGCAGATATTGTTGTAACAGACGTATGGACCAGTATGGGGCAAGAGGATGAACAAAAACAGAGATTGGAAGACTTTAAGGGCTTCCAGGTGAACCAGGAGCTATGCGAAAAGGCTAAAGGTGATTTTATCTTCCTGCATTGTCTCCCAGCTCATCGCGGAGAAGAAGTAACTGCCGACATTATTGATGGTCCTCATTCAGTCGTTTTTGATGAGGCTGAAAACAGGCTGCACGCGCAAAAAGCTATATTAAAAAAATTATTGTAG
- a CDS encoding carbamoyl phosphate synthase small subunit: protein MEKGYLILETGEVFEGVLIGEQKDSEGEVVFNTGMTGYQEIISDPSYAGQIITFCYPIIGNYGVNEIDDESISPSLAGVIIGDLCETPSHYQSINKFSEKLQQAGVPGIAGIDTRLLVKTIRKNGTVKGLISRKEVSWSNLEHTGEPLFWVGKVSTKKPVYYKNNGPHVVLVDYGYKKSILHALLQEGCSVTVVPYKTSFKEIQKLKPDGVLFSNGPGDPMELADWFPEIKKISQTYPSLGICLGHQLIALAFGAKTKKLEYGHRGANHPVKELRTGKVKITSQNHGYVVVDESIDQSIFEVTYRNVNDQSIEGLQHVDYPIVTVQFHPEAHPGPRDTLHLLADFVSQLTSVGETRYAIS, encoded by the coding sequence TTGGAAAAAGGTTATCTAATTCTGGAAACAGGAGAGGTCTTTGAAGGTGTATTGATCGGAGAACAGAAGGATTCTGAGGGTGAAGTCGTTTTCAACACAGGGATGACAGGATATCAGGAAATTATTTCTGATCCATCGTATGCTGGCCAAATCATCACTTTCTGCTATCCGATCATCGGAAATTACGGAGTGAATGAAATAGATGATGAAAGTATTAGCCCTTCTTTGGCGGGTGTCATTATTGGTGACCTATGCGAAACACCAAGCCATTACCAATCCATTAATAAATTTTCAGAAAAGCTCCAGCAGGCAGGAGTTCCAGGTATCGCCGGGATTGATACCCGGTTATTAGTAAAAACAATCAGGAAAAACGGAACTGTCAAGGGATTGATAAGCCGGAAAGAAGTATCCTGGAGCAATCTTGAACATACGGGTGAGCCACTGTTCTGGGTAGGAAAAGTGTCAACGAAAAAGCCTGTTTACTATAAAAATAATGGGCCGCATGTTGTATTAGTGGATTACGGTTATAAAAAATCAATCCTTCATGCTCTGCTTCAGGAGGGCTGTTCCGTGACGGTCGTCCCGTATAAAACTAGTTTTAAAGAAATACAGAAGCTTAAGCCTGATGGCGTTCTTTTTAGCAATGGACCAGGAGATCCAATGGAACTGGCGGATTGGTTTCCAGAAATTAAAAAAATCAGCCAAACCTATCCTTCATTAGGTATTTGTCTCGGGCACCAGCTAATCGCGCTGGCATTTGGGGCTAAAACAAAAAAATTAGAGTATGGCCATCGCGGAGCGAATCATCCAGTTAAGGAACTAAGAACCGGAAAAGTAAAAATTACGTCACAGAATCATGGGTATGTTGTGGTAGATGAGAGCATCGACCAAAGCATTTTTGAAGTGACGTATCGCAATGTGAATGACCAATCAATCGAGGGTTTACAGCATGTTGATTATCCAATAGTGACGGTACAGTTCCATCCTGAAGCACATCCTGGACCAAGGGATACTCTTCATCTGCTTGCTGACTTTGTGAGCCAATTAACTTCTGTGGGAGAGACACGTTATGCCATTTCATAA
- a CDS encoding argininosuccinate synthase: protein MAKEKIVLAYSGGLDTSVSVKWIQEKYGYDVIAMGLDVGEGKDLEAIREKALKVGAVEAYMINAKELLAKEYILPALKANCLYEGKYPLSSALSRPLISKLLVEVAEKEGASAVAHGCTGKGNDQVRFEVSIQALNPSLKVVAPVREWGMTRDEEILYAQENGIPIPVDLDNPFSIDANIWGRACEAGVLENPWAEAPEEAYAWTNPIHLAPDEAEYVEIEFVKGVPVALNGQELPLVELIETLNQLGGNHGVGRIDHIENRLVGIKSREVYENPAALILINAHKELEFLTLPREVTQFKTQVDQQMAKIIYEGLWYSPIKNALDAFIEETQKVVTGTIRVKLHKGNHTVVGRKSPNSLYNEELATYSKGDAFDHNAAVGFIKIWGLPTKVYAEVNEKETIKK from the coding sequence ATGGCTAAAGAAAAAATCGTCTTAGCATATTCTGGCGGATTGGATACATCCGTTTCAGTTAAGTGGATACAAGAGAAATACGGTTATGATGTTATTGCTATGGGATTGGATGTAGGGGAAGGTAAGGATCTAGAGGCAATTCGAGAAAAAGCATTGAAGGTTGGCGCAGTCGAAGCTTATATGATTAATGCGAAAGAGCTTCTGGCGAAGGAATATATTTTGCCAGCGCTAAAAGCCAATTGTTTGTATGAAGGAAAATACCCACTTTCTTCAGCTCTTTCAAGACCATTAATTTCAAAATTATTAGTAGAAGTTGCCGAAAAAGAAGGGGCTTCTGCTGTTGCACACGGATGTACGGGTAAAGGAAACGACCAGGTTCGCTTTGAAGTTTCTATTCAAGCCTTGAATCCTTCCCTGAAGGTAGTTGCACCAGTACGTGAATGGGGGATGACACGTGATGAAGAGATTCTATATGCACAAGAAAATGGCATTCCTATCCCTGTTGATTTAGACAATCCTTTTTCGATTGATGCTAATATTTGGGGACGTGCTTGTGAGGCGGGAGTTCTTGAAAACCCTTGGGCAGAAGCACCGGAAGAAGCTTATGCATGGACAAATCCGATTCACCTTGCACCTGATGAAGCTGAATATGTAGAAATTGAATTTGTAAAAGGTGTGCCTGTAGCCCTTAATGGACAGGAGCTTCCATTGGTAGAGCTGATTGAGACACTAAATCAGCTTGGCGGCAATCATGGTGTCGGACGGATTGATCATATTGAAAATAGATTAGTAGGTATTAAATCAAGGGAAGTCTATGAAAATCCGGCTGCATTGATATTAATTAATGCGCATAAGGAATTGGAATTCCTTACTTTGCCACGTGAAGTAACACAATTCAAAACACAGGTTGACCAGCAAATGGCCAAAATTATTTACGAAGGACTATGGTATTCCCCGATAAAAAATGCCCTTGATGCTTTTATTGAAGAAACACAAAAAGTGGTGACAGGCACGATCAGGGTCAAGCTTCACAAAGGTAATCATACTGTAGTAGGGCGTAAATCACCGAATAGTCTTTACAATGAAGAATTGGCAACCTATTCAAAGGGCGATGCATTTGATCACAATGCTGCAGTCGGATTTATTAAAATTTGGGGCTTGCCAACAAAGGTTTATGCGGAAGTTAACGAAAAAGAAACAATTAAAAAATAA